One Thioclava sp. ES.031 genomic window, TTTGTAGCGCAGGAACTCGTGGATGCCCGCGTAGATCGCGATGAACAGGAACGGCAACAGGATGAGGGCAGCAAGCATTTGCGCAGTGATGGCGGACCTCCTTCGGGCTTATCGGCAAAGGCGGACGATCTGTGGCTCCACGTCTCGTCACCTCGACGGCACGGTGACATCAATATCCGGGATCGAGCCCTTCGACAAACAGTGTGACATGACCCTCTTGGATCAGGTGGTCTCGCTAAGGTCGACGTCAAGCGCGACAAAGGCCCCTGCCCGGTTCACGTCTTCGCTCAGACGCCGAGATTGAGCGCCTTGGCCTTGCGGTAGAACGTCGCCCGGCCGATGCCGAGATCGCGCGCCGCCGCCGAGACATTGCCGCCGTTGCGGGCCAGCGCGCGGGCCATTTCGGAGCGTTGCGCCTCTTCCAGCCCATTGCGGATGCCGTGTTCCAGAAGGTCCGACGCCGGAAGCTGGCCGATCTGCCCCGCCTCGATCCCGAGATGCCGCCGCGCGGCGCGGGTCGCGCCGACGACCAGATCGTCGCGGTCGAGCGCCAGGAGCATCACGCCCTGCGCCCCGGTCTCGCCCGAGCCGGTCGAGAGGATGCGCGCGCCGTCATAGGAGGCGCGGAACAGGTCCGCCTCGATCCGATGCGCCGCGTCCTGCACGGTCAGCGCCACGAGGCGCGCATAGCCCTCGGTCATGTCCGAGCGCGCGGAGCTGACATCGATCACCCCCGCCAGATCGCCCTGCGCGCCGAAGATGGGCGAGCCCATGCAGGTCAGCACGGTGTTGCGGGTGCGGAAATGCTGATCGCGCCAGACGGTGACGGGGCGCGCCTCGGCCACGCAGGTACCGATGCCGTTGGTGCCCTCGACCCCTTCGGACCAGTCAGAGCCGGGCGCGAGGTTCGAGGAATGGAAATCATCGACATCGGCGTCGCGCAGGCGCTCATCCAGCACCAGCCCGCCCGCATCCGACAGCAGAACCGTGCAGCCCGCATCGCCTGCCGCGCGCGACAGCCGGTCGAGCACCGGCGAGGCGATCCGCATCATCAGGCCCGCCCGCTCGCGCCGCTCGCGCATCTCGGCCTGGGTCAGGCGCTCGTTGCGCCCGCCGGTTTCGGGGTCGATACGGTGATGGATCATCGAGCGGCGCCAGCTTGCAGCAAAGCCCGCCCGCGTGGCGGATTTCGGCGAAGAGACGACCTCGCGCACGATATCGGCATGTTGGCGCGGAACGCCTGTATGCAGTGACGGCATGCGAAAGCCTCCCTCTCTTGCGCAGCCTATGAAAGCCCAAGCAGGTTAGGCCGATTCGGACCTTACACAACGTAAATTCCCGCTGAGCGGGCCGGCACCTGTCTCGGGGGTGAGACAGGTGCGGCTCAGTCCTCCTCGTGCCGCCGCCCGCGAAATCCTTGGGCGACCACGAATTTCTCCGAGCTGTCCGAGCGCGAGGCCGGCGGCTTCACATTCGCGACCTTGGTGAAGTTTTTCTTCAGGATCGTCATCAGCCCCTGCTCCGCACCGCCTGCGAGGACCTTGGCGACGAAAGTGCCGCCCTCTTCGAGCACGTCGAAGGCGAACTCCGCCGCCGCTTCGCACAGCGTGATGATGCGCAGGTGATCGGTGTTCTGGTGCCCCGACGACGAGGCCGCCATGTCCGACATCACCACATCCGCAGACCCGCCGAGCCATTCCTTGACCTTGTCGTCGGCGCCTTCTTCGAGGAAATCGAGCACGTGGATCTCGGCCCCGGCGATCGGATCGACCTCCTGCAGATCGACGCCCAGAACGGTGCCGACCTTCTTGCCCGATTTCTCGCCCAAGGCGTTCACGCGCTTGACCGCCACCTGACACCAGCCGCCGGGCGCACAGCCCAGATCGACCACCCGCGCGCCGGGCACGAGGAAGCGATACTTGTCGTCCAGCTCGAGGATTTTGTAGGCCGCACGTCCGCGATAGCCCTCTTTTTTCGCGCGCTGCACGTAAGGATCGTTCAGTTGCCGCTCCAACCAGAGGGTCGAGGAGAGCTTGCGCCCCCTCGCCGTCTTCACGCGCACGCGCAGGTCGCGCTGCCCACGTCCGGAAGTGTTCTTGCCGCTGGGTGTCTTCGCCATCATTTCATCTCTTCTAACACGCCGTCTCCGGCCATTTGCGCATAGAGGAGCCCCTCGCGCAGGCCACGGTCGGCAATGGACATCTGGTCGGTGGGCCAGACCCGCATCAGGGCCTGGAGAATTGCTGCGCCGGACATGATCAACGTGTGCCGGTCGCGCCCAATCCGCGGATCGGAGCGCCGCCCGGCGGGCCCGAGCTGCAGGAAGGAGCGGATCACCGCGTCGATCTCTCCCGAGGTCATGGTCAGTCCGTCCACCCGATTACGGTCATAGCGCTTCAGGTTGAGGTGGCAGGCCGCAACCGTCGTCACCGTGCCCGAGGTGCCGATAATCTGGAAACCATCCTGCGGGCTGCCCGCCGCATAGGGCGTGAAATCGGCAAGCTTTTCCTCGAAGAACCAGCTCATCAGCGCAAACCGCGCGGCATCGTCCTCGACATCGGCGAATTGGTCCTTGAGCGTGGCCACGCCCAGCGGCACCGAAATCCAGTCCACCACCCGCGCCGCCGGATCGGGGCCGTCGGGCTGGTTGAACCCTTTCGAGAGCCGCATGATCGCGCGGGCGCGGTCGCCGGGCGGCACGTCTTCGAGGTCGATCCAGACCAGCTCTGTCGAGCCACCGCCGATATCGACCACGAGCACCTGCTCGGAATTCGGCGACACCAGAGAGGCGCAGGAGATCACGGCCAGCCGCGCCTCTTCCTCGGGCGGGATGATCTCCAGCGGCAGGCCGGTCTCGCGGCGCACATAGCGGATGAAATCGCGCGCGTTCTTGGCCCGGCGACAAGCCTCGGTCGCCACCAGCCGCATCCGGGTAACCCCGTGCGTTTCGATCTTGCGGCGACAAATCTGCAATGCCTGAACGGTGCGCGACATCGAGCTACGCGACAAACGGCCATAGGTTTCAAGACCTTGGCCCAGCTGGACGGCTTTCGAGAAGCTATCCACGACCTGAAACTGAGAACCCCTTGGACGGGCAATCAGCATCCGGCAACTGTTGGTGCCAAGGTCGAGAGCGGCATATAGCCCCTCGCCGGACTTGGCGGATTTGGTCGCGGGGGACTCGACCTGAGCCGGTTTCACCGCCCGCGCGGGCGATGCAGCTGTCGGGAGCGCGCCCGCCGACCGGGGACGCTTGGGCGCCATGATTACGCCCTCCGATTTGAAGTTGCTCTAAAGCTATCGGTTTGCGCCTCCCGGTTCAAGGGAGCGCGACGCGGAAGTGATAGAAGCTCCGCGCTTTTCGCGGGCTGCAACCGGGTCGCCCCGGCGCGCCCTCAGACCGCGGGCAGGATCACCGTGAAGCAGCTGCCCTCGCCCTTCTTACTGTCGACGCGGAACCGGCCACGGTGGCGCGCCACGATATGCTTGACGATGGCGAGCCCCAGCCCGGTGCCGCCCTTCTCGCGCGAGCGGTGGGTGTCGACACGGTAGAAGCGCTCGGTGATGCGCGGCAGATGCTGTTCGTCGATCCCCTCGCCGCGGTCGATCACATCGACGCGATAGGCTTTGCCGCGCAGCACCGGCTCATGCGCGATCGCCGAGACGCGCAGCCGCACCTCGCCGCCCTGCCCGCCATATTTGATCGCGTTCTCCACGAGGTTCGAGAAGACCTGCGTGAGCTGATCGGGGTCGCCCTGCACCGGCAAGGCCCCGGTCTCGCCCTCGGAGATCAGCTTCACCTGTGCCGCCTCGGCGACGGGTTCAAGCGTCTGCGTGACCCCCTTGAGCACCAGCGCCAGATCGACCTTGCCGGTGGGGCGCATCCGCTCCTCGCCCTCGACGCGGCTCAGCGAGAGAAGATCACCCACCAGCCGGTTCATCCGCGCGGCTTCGCGCTCCATGATCGACAGGAACCGATCGCGCGCCGCCGCATCGTCGCGCGCGCTCGAACGCAGAGTCTCGATAAAGCCCATCAACGCGGTCAGCGGCGTGCGCAACTCATGGCTGACATTGGCCACGAAATCGCGCCGCATCGCCTCGGCGGTCTCCAGCGCCGTGATGTCCTCGAAACTCGCCAGAACCGAATTCGTGGAAAGCGGGCCTTCGGGTGCGGGCGGCAGCGGCGAGAAATGCACCAGCGTGATCGTCTCGGCCTGACCGGTCGGATGGAGCCGCAGGCGCACCGGGTCGGGCCGCGCACCGCGCAGCGCCGCGCTCACCGCCGCGCCGAAGCCGGGCTGGCGCAGCACCGTCACATAGGGACGCCCCAGAAACTGCGTGCCGAAAAGCCGGTTGGCGGCGAGGTTGCCCTGCGCGATCCGCTCGTCGCGCCCGATCAGCAAAACCGCGCTCGGCAGCGCATCGAGAACCTGTCCGATCGCCCCTTGGCTCATTGCCATGCCTCCCAACCTGCCATCGCTGTCGCGGCAAGGTTTGAGCGATGCGGCGCAAGCTGTAAAGCCTTGCCATGCCCAAAAAGTCCAAGCGCACAGTGGTTTTGCAACTCACGCTTCGCAGTTCGCAATCAATAGCTTGTGGAGAGGAGGGAAAAAAGTTAAACCTTGGCGTGTATTTCAAGGGTCCTTTCCGGGCCCAGTAACTTACACCGCGGGGGCGATGAGGTTTGCACTATTACTATGTCAAGGACCCCCCGCTCCCGTCTCGCTTTACAAGCCGTTCTCTTTCAATGCGTGAAGGCGTCTGAGACCAGCAACCTGCTGCTGGTCGACCCCGCGCGTGAGCTGCCGTCTTCGCTCAAAGAGATCTCCGGCCAGGCGATCCAGGTGCTGCAATACGACCAGATCACCGCTCAAAAGATGGTGAAGCTACGCCCCGAACTGGTGCTGGCCCCGCTTCTGACGGAGCGTTTCGACATTCTCGATCTCGCAAACCGGCTCGACGCGTTCGGGTTCACCGGCAAGCTGCGGGCCTATTCCCGCCCGCTGCCGAATATCGCCGCGATCCGGCAGGAGGTGCGCGCCGCGCATCCCGAGATCGACTTCGATATCTTCACCCTGCCGACGGATAAGTGTCGTGACAATTAGCCGATCGCTTTGAGCCCCTTCGAGAAGCGCGCGGCATTCTCGCGGTAATGCGCGGCCGAACCCAGAAGCGCCTGCAGCGCCTTCTCGTCGAGCTGGCGGACCACCTTGCCCGGCGCGCCCATCACGAGGCTGCCATCGGGGATTTCCTTGCCTTCGGTGATCAGCGCGCCCGCGCCGATCAGGCAACCCTTGCCGATCTTCGCGCCGTTGAGCACCGTCGCCCCCATACCGATCAGAGAGCCGTCCCCGATCGTGCAGCCATGCAGCATCGCCTTGTGCCCGACCGTGCAATTCGCGCCGATCACCAGCGGAAAGCCCATATCGGTGTGGCAGACGACGTTCTCCTGCAGGTTCGAGCCCGCACCCACGCGGATTTCCTCGTTATCGCCGCGCAGAGTGGCGCCGAACCAGACCGAGGCCTCAGTTTCCAGCACGACCTTGCCGATCAGATTGGCGTCCGGCGCGACCCATGCGTCTTCGGCGATTTCGGGCGCGATCCCGTCCAGTTCGTAAATCATCTCGTCTCGAACTCCCTGTTCAGTTTTCGCACGAATTCATTCAGTCCGGTCTGACGGTCGCGGCGGCTGCGCTCGGCGGTCAGGATCGTGCGCAACTGCTCTTCGGCGCGGTCGAGATCGTCATTGACCAGAACATAGTCATATTCCGACCAATGGCTGATTTCGGCGAGCGATTTTTCCATCCGGCCGTTGATCACGGCATCGCTGTCCTGCGCGCGGCTGCGCAGCCGCTCTTCCAGCGCCGCGATCGAGGGCGGCAGGATGAAGATCGAAACCACATCCTTGCCCAGCGAGGAGTTGCGGATCTGCTGCCCGCCCTGCCAATCGACGTCGAACAGCGTATCGCGCCCCTCGCCCATCGCGGCCTCGACGGGGCCTTTCGGCGTGCCGTAGAAATTGCCGAACACCTCGGCATGTTCCAGCATGTCGCCCTGATCGACCATCGCTTCGAACTCGGCGCGGGACTTGAAGAAATACTCGACCCCGTCGCTCTCGCCCGGACGCGGATCGCGCGTCGTGGCCGAGACCGAGAAGCGCAGCGTCGGATCCCAGGTCATCAGCCGCTTGGCCAGCGTGGATTTGCCTGCGCCCGAGGGCGAAGAAAGGATGATGAGAAGGCCGCGGCGGCTGGTATCGGGCATCGGAATTACTCTACGTTCTGGATCTGCTCGCGCAGCTGGTCGATCGCGTATTTCAACGCCAGACCGATCCGCGTCAACTCCGCATCGCCCGATTTCGAGCATAGCGTATTGGCCTCGCGGACGAATTCCTGCGCCAGAAATTCGAATTTGCGCCCCACGGGGCCGGTCTCGGCCAGAAGCGCGCGGGCGGCCTCGACATGGACGCGCAGGCGCTCGATCTCTTCGGTGACATCGGCCTTGATCGCGATCAGGGCCAGCTCCTGCGCGACCCGGTCGGGATCGGCCTCGGTGGCTTCCATCACCCGCGCAAGCGCAGCCTTCAGCGTCTCTGCAGCCTTCGGGGCGCGCGCGGCGGAGGCGTCAGCAGCCTCATCGGTGAGCGCGGCGATCTCGTCGATGCGCGCGGCCAGCAATGCGCCGGTCCGGGCGCCTTCTTCGCGTCGCATCGCGACGAAACTCTCGAGGACAGGCTCGAAACTCTCCAGCAGCGCGGCTAGCAGCGCCGCGGGATCCTCGATCGTGCCGCCCGAGTGATCGACCACCCCGCGCATCGCCATCAGATCGCTC contains:
- a CDS encoding GAF domain-containing protein, encoding MPSLHTGVPRQHADIVREVVSSPKSATRAGFAASWRRSMIHHRIDPETGGRNERLTQAEMRERRERAGLMMRIASPVLDRLSRAAGDAGCTVLLSDAGGLVLDERLRDADVDDFHSSNLAPGSDWSEGVEGTNGIGTCVAEARPVTVWRDQHFRTRNTVLTCMGSPIFGAQGDLAGVIDVSSARSDMTEGYARLVALTVQDAAHRIEADLFRASYDGARILSTGSGETGAQGVMLLALDRDDLVVGATRAARRHLGIEAGQIGQLPASDLLEHGIRNGLEEAQRSEMARALARNGGNVSAAARDLGIGRATFYRKAKALNLGV
- a CDS encoding RlmE family RNA methyltransferase, producing MAKTPSGKNTSGRGQRDLRVRVKTARGRKLSSTLWLERQLNDPYVQRAKKEGYRGRAAYKILELDDKYRFLVPGARVVDLGCAPGGWCQVAVKRVNALGEKSGKKVGTVLGVDLQEVDPIAGAEIHVLDFLEEGADDKVKEWLGGSADVVMSDMAASSSGHQNTDHLRIITLCEAAAEFAFDVLEEGGTFVAKVLAGGAEQGLMTILKKNFTKVANVKPPASRSDSSEKFVVAQGFRGRRHEED
- a CDS encoding Ppx/GppA phosphatase family protein codes for the protein MAPKRPRSAGALPTAASPARAVKPAQVESPATKSAKSGEGLYAALDLGTNSCRMLIARPRGSQFQVVDSFSKAVQLGQGLETYGRLSRSSMSRTVQALQICRRKIETHGVTRMRLVATEACRRAKNARDFIRYVRRETGLPLEIIPPEEEARLAVISCASLVSPNSEQVLVVDIGGGSTELVWIDLEDVPPGDRARAIMRLSKGFNQPDGPDPAARVVDWISVPLGVATLKDQFADVEDDAARFALMSWFFEEKLADFTPYAAGSPQDGFQIIGTSGTVTTVAACHLNLKRYDRNRVDGLTMTSGEIDAVIRSFLQLGPAGRRSDPRIGRDRHTLIMSGAAILQALMRVWPTDQMSIADRGLREGLLYAQMAGDGVLEEMK
- a CDS encoding cell wall metabolism sensor histidine kinase WalK, which translates into the protein MSQGAIGQVLDALPSAVLLIGRDERIAQGNLAANRLFGTQFLGRPYVTVLRQPGFGAAVSAALRGARPDPVRLRLHPTGQAETITLVHFSPLPPAPEGPLSTNSVLASFEDITALETAEAMRRDFVANVSHELRTPLTALMGFIETLRSSARDDAAARDRFLSIMEREAARMNRLVGDLLSLSRVEGEERMRPTGKVDLALVLKGVTQTLEPVAEAAQVKLISEGETGALPVQGDPDQLTQVFSNLVENAIKYGGQGGEVRLRVSAIAHEPVLRGKAYRVDVIDRGEGIDEQHLPRITERFYRVDTHRSREKGGTGLGLAIVKHIVARHRGRFRVDSKKGEGSCFTVILPAV
- a CDS encoding gamma carbonic anhydrase family protein, which produces MIYELDGIAPEIAEDAWVAPDANLIGKVVLETEASVWFGATLRGDNEEIRVGAGSNLQENVVCHTDMGFPLVIGANCTVGHKAMLHGCTIGDGSLIGMGATVLNGAKIGKGCLIGAGALITEGKEIPDGSLVMGAPGKVVRQLDEKALQALLGSAAHYRENAARFSKGLKAIG
- the gmk gene encoding guanylate kinase — encoded protein: MPDTSRRGLLIILSSPSGAGKSTLAKRLMTWDPTLRFSVSATTRDPRPGESDGVEYFFKSRAEFEAMVDQGDMLEHAEVFGNFYGTPKGPVEAAMGEGRDTLFDVDWQGGQQIRNSSLGKDVVSIFILPPSIAALEERLRSRAQDSDAVINGRMEKSLAEISHWSEYDYVLVNDDLDRAEEQLRTILTAERSRRDRQTGLNEFVRKLNREFETR
- a CDS encoding YicC/YloC family endoribonuclease, which produces MVKPAPEPRPEGAPAAATVSMTGFAAGQGSGAGHDWSWDLRSVNGKGFDLRLRLPDIEGLEPALRKAVGDRVARGNVTLNLKLTQAAGSAAMRIEPDVLNAALAAVDKVERAAERKGVALAPLKPSDLMAMRGVVDHSGGTIEDPAALLAALLESFEPVLESFVAMRREEGARTGALLAARIDEIAALTDEAADASAARAPKAAETLKAALARVMEATEADPDRVAQELALIAIKADVTEEIERLRVHVEAARALLAETGPVGRKFEFLAQEFVREANTLCSKSGDAELTRIGLALKYAIDQLREQIQNVE